The Pseudomonas protegens genome contains the following window.
GCACCCTGGACATGAGCCTCAAGGCCTTGCTCGGGCAAGGGCTGATCAGCCGTGAGCAGGCGCGGGAGCAGGCAAGGATGCCGGAGAGCTTTTGACCGGGCTGGAAATGCATTCGCCGGCAAACCGGCTCCTACAGGTGGGCGTAGGAGCCGGCTTGCCGGCGAATGGGCGAATCAGCAGATTAGCGCTGCACGACCCGCAGAGGCGCGTGTTCCTTGGGCAGGACCCGCTTGGCAACCACATAGTGGCTCTGCCAGTAGGGCTTCTTCAGGGTGTCGATGGTCACCGCCTTGCCGCGCCGCGGGGCGTGGATGAAGCGGTCTTCGCCCAGGTAGATGGCGACGTGGTTGACCTTGCGGCTCTTGATGTTGAAGAACAGCAGGTCGCCCGGCTTCAGGTCCTTGCGTTCGACCTTCTGCCCGTGGCCGCTGGCCATGGCGTTGGAGGTGCGCGGCAGATCCACGGCGGCAACGTCGTTGAAGGCGTAACGCACCAGGCCGCTGCAATCGAAGCCTTTACTTGGGCTGCTGCCGCCCCAACGATAAGGCGTACCGAGGACGTTGACCGCGCGGCTGAGGACAGTAGTGCTCGGCCGGCCGGCGTTGTTGGCCACCAGCTTGCTATCGGTCTTGCTCAGGCGGGTGGGGTGCTTGATGTTGCTCTTGTTCTTGGCGGTGACCGTCGAAACATGAGGTTTCGGGGTGTAGCCATTGACGTTGGGAAGTCGTTGCTCACGGTTGGTGGCGTGGGCGGCCAGTGGCATTAATAGGCAAATGGTTAGCCATGTCTTGAAAAATGGTCGCATTAGGCAAGGCTCTTATTTGGTTTGCGCGCAACTTTATAACAGCTTTCAGGTCACTTCCGTGGCCGTTTGTCGATTCAACCTTGGGGTCAACTTCGGCAAAGAGGTGGCAACTTGACGCAGAAAACTGTCAGAAGTCAGGCGGTACAAGGCTTTGACGGGAGAGAAGGTAACATTGCCCACATGTCGAACGCCTGTAAAAAAGTCACAAAGGTTTTAAGAATATTTATCTATCACCTGCAAAGAGGCTCTTAATGAACACCTATCGTCAGGATGCATCCGCCCATGACACTCACAGCAAGGTGATCGGTTACCTGTTGTGGATTTTCGGCTTTACCGGTGCCCACCGCTTCTATTACGGCAAGCCGGTGACCGGGACCATTTGGTTCTTCACCTTCGGTCTGTTGGGCATTGGCTGGCTGATCGACCTGTTTCTGATCCCGTCCATGGATCGGGAAGCGGACTTGCGTTTCACCTCGGGCCCGCTGGAGTACAGCGTCGCCTGGATTTTGCTGACCTTCCTCGGGGTATTTGGCGTGCACCGCATGTACCAGGGCAAATGGCTGAGCGGGGTGATCTACCTGTTCACCGGCGGCCTGTTCTTCCTCGGGGTGCTGTATGACTTCTGGACCCTGAACGATCAGGTGTCGCTGGAAAACGCCAAGCGCCGCTAACCAATCGAGCCGGCCCCACGTAGGAGCCGGCTCGCCGGCGAAAACAAGCGCCGCTGTTTTCAGCCCTGATAGCTGATGTGTCCGTCCACCAGGGTGTAGCGCACCGCGCCCGGCAGGCTATGGCCGAGGAACGGGCAGTTCTCGCCCTTGGACAGCCAGCGCTCGCCGGCCACGGTGGAACTGGCTGGGTCGAACAGCACCAGGTCCGCAGCGCCACCTTCCACCAGCTTGCCCGCCGGCAGGCGCAAGGCGGCGGCCGGACCGGCGCTGAGGCGCGCCAGCAGGGTCGGCAGGTCCAGCAAACCGTCCTGCACCAGGGTCAGGGCCAGCGGCAGCAGCAATTCGACGCTGCTGATGCCCGGCTCGGTGGCACCGAAGGGCGCCAGCTTGGCGTCGCGCTCGTGGGGCTGGTGATGGCTGGAGATGGCTTGCACCACCCCGGACTTCACCGCCTCGCGCAAGGCGTCACGGTCGGCCCGTGAACGCAGCGGCGGCTGTACGTGATACAGGCTGGAGAAGTCGATCAGCGCCTCGTCGGTGAGGATCAGCTGATACAAGGCTACATCGGCGGTCACTGGCAGGCCGCGGGCCTGGGCCTGGGCGATCAGCTCAACGCCGCGGGCGCTGGTCAGCTGGCTGAAGTGAGCGCGCACGCCGCTTTGTTCCACCAGCAGCAGGTCCCGGGCCAGGGCCACGGTTTCCGCGCTTTCGGGAATCCCCGGCAAGCCGAGGAAGCTGGCGGTAGCACCTTCATGGGCCAGGCCGCCTTCGGCCAGGTCGCGATCCTGGGAGTGAAAGATCACCGTCAGGTCGAAGGTGGCGGCGTATTCCAGGGCGCGGCACAGGGTGCGGGTGCTGCGGAAACCGTCCAGGCCGTTGCCGAAAGCCACGCAACCGGCGTCACGCAACGCGATCAGCTCGGCCAGTTGCTCGCCTTCCAGGCCCTTGCTCAAGGCGCCGATGGGGAACACCTTGCTGTTGCCGGCTTCGCGGGCGCGGTCGAGGATCAGCTCGGCCACCGCCGAGGTGTCCAGAACCGGCTTGGTACGCGGCGGGCAGCACAGGCTGGTGACGCCACCGGCCGCGGCGGCGCGGGTTTCGCTGGCAATGCTGCCCTTGCGGCTGTAGCCCGGCTCGCGCAGGGCGACGCTCAGGTCCACCAGGCCGGGCGCGGCCACCAGGCCCTTGGCGTCGATGCTGGTAACGGCGTTGAAACCATGGGGCGCGGCGCCGATGGCGACGATCTTGCCGGCTTCCAGGTGTAAATCGGTGGTTTGATCCAGGCCGCTGCTTGGATCGATGACGCGGGCGCCGAGAATGCTGAGCTTCACTGGGCGTTCTCCTGCTCGAATTGTCGCTGGGCGGTCTGCCCGCTCATGGCCATGGACAGCACGGCCATGCGCACTGCGATGCCGTAGGTCACCTGATTGAGGATTACCGAGTGCGGACCGTCGGCCACCGCCGATTCGATCTCCACGCCACGGTTGATCGGGCCCGGGTGCATGACGATGGCGTCGGGCTTGGCCCCGGCCAGGCGCGCGGTGGTCAGGCCGAACAGGCGGTAGAACTCGCCTTCGCTGGGCAGCAGGCCGCCCTGCATGCGCTCGCGTTGCAGGCGCAGCATGATCACTACGTCCACGTCCTTCAGGCCTTCGGTCATGTCGGTGTAGACCTTGACCCCGTACTGCTCGATGCCGATCGGTAGCAGGGTTTTCGGCGCGATCACGCGGATGTCCGGGCAGCCGAGGGTTTTCAGCGCCAGCATGTTCGAGCGCGCCACCCGCGAGTGCAGGATGTCGCCGACGATGGCCACCGAGAGGTTCTCGAAGCCGCCCTTGTGCCGGCGGATGGTCAGCATGTCGAGCATGCCCTGGGTCGGGTGGGCGTGACGGCCGTCGCCGCCGTTGATGATCGCCACCTGTGGGCACACGTGTTCGGCGATGAAGTGCGCGGCGCCGGAGTCGCCGTGGCGCACCACGAACATGTCGGCGGCCATGGCTTCCAGGTTGCGCAGGGTGTCCAGCAGGGTTTCACCCTTGCTCGCCGAGGAGGTCGAGACATTCAGGGTGATCACGTCCGCCGACAGCCGCTGGGCCGCCAGTTCGAAGGTGGTGCGGGTGCGGGTGGAGTTTTCGAAGAACACGTTGCACACGGTCTTGCCGCGCAGCAGCGGGACTTTCTTCACCGCCCGGGCGCCGACTTCGAGGAAGGAGTCGGCGGTGTCGAGGATTTCCGTCAGCAGCTCGCGGTTCAGGCCGTCGAGGGACAGGAAATGGCGCAGCTGGCCCTGATCGTTGAGCTGCAGCGGGCGCTTGGCGTCTAGAGGCGTCATCGCAATGGACTCTTAAAAGGGCGAGTTAGAGGGCGAGGTCTTGGAGCTCGAGTTGAAGCGGCGCAGGACCGGACAATTTTACCCGCTCGTGGGCGGCCAGCGACAGGGTTGCGCCCACCACATTCGGACGGATCGGCAGCTCGGCGGCGTTCAGGTCCAGCAGGCAGACCAGGGTTACGCTGGCCGGGCGGCCGTAGTCGAACAGCTCATTGAGGGCCGCGCGCACGGTGCGGCCGCTCATCAGCACGTCGTCGATCAGCACCAGGTGCTGGCCTTCGATCTCGAACGGCAGCTCCGAAGGCCGCACCTGCGGATGCAGGCCGTTCTGGCTGAAGTCGTCGCGATAGAAGGACACGTCCAGGGTGCCCAGGGGCGCGTCGCTGCCCAGGGCTTCCAGCAGGGCCTGGGCCACCCACACGCCACCGGTACGGATACCGATGAAGCGTGGCTCGCTGATGGCGCGCTGGGTCAGGTAGGCGTTGAGATCAGTGGCCATCTGGCTGATCAGGGCGGCGGGATTGGGCAGGCTCATGGTGGCTCCTTCGTGGGCTCGCGCCTGCTGCCGGGCAGCAGGGCACGGGAACTTACGGCTGGTGTTGGGCCAGGAGGCGCGCAGCCCGGGGCTGCGCATCTTCAGGATTCGGGATATCAGGTATTCAACAGCGTGGCGTTTTCATCGAGCCAGCCCTGCAGCAGCAGGGCCGCGGCGATGGCGTCCACCGGGTTGTCGCGGTAACTGCCTTTCTGCCCGCCCCGGGCCAGGCGTTCGCCCTTGGCCTCGAAGGTGGTCAGGCGTTCATCGTGGGTATAGAAGGGCACATTGAAGCGGCCGTTCAGGCGCCGGGCGAACTTCTCGGCGCGCACGCACATGTCGCTGGGGCTGCCGTCCATGTTCAGGGGCAGGCCCACCACCACGGCGTCGGGTTTCCACTCCTTGATCAGGGCCTCCACCTGATTCCAGTCCGGCACGCCGTTCTGCGCCTTGAGGGTGCACAGCTCGCGGGCCTGGCCGGTGATGGCCTGGCCCACGGCGACGCCGATCTGCTTGGTGCCGTAGTCGAAGCCGAGGATCAGTCGCAAGGCCATCAGGCGTGGCCCGCCTGGCTGGTGAGCAGGCTGAGGTTGACCCCCAAGTGCCGGGCGGCGGCTTCCAGGCGCAATTCGCTGCTGGTGTTGAACAGGATGTCGGCGTCGAAGGGGCAGGTCAGCCAGGCGTTGTCCGCCAGCTCGGCTTCCAGTTGCCCGGCTTCCCAGCCGGCGTAGCCCAGGGCGATCAGGCTCTTGGCCGGGCCGACGCCGTCGGCGATGGCGAACAGCACATCCTGGGAGGTGGACAGGGACAGCCCTTCGAGCTCCACCGTGGCCTGGTAGACCGGACCGCTGGGGTGCAGGACGAAGCCGCGATCGGTCTGCACCGGGCCGCCGCTGAAGATCGGCACGTGCTGGCACAGCAGCGGCGGTTCTTCGTCGGGGCGCAGTTGTTCGAGGATATCCGCCAGGTTCAGGTCCTGGGGCCGGTTGATCACCAGGCCCATGGCGCCACTGGCGTTGTGCTCGACGATGTAGGTCAAGGTCTGCGCAAAGTTCGGGTCGGCCATATGGGGCATGGCGATCAGGAAGTGATGCTTGAGATAGCTTGGGCTGACATTTTTCATGAGCGCTAGTGTGGCGGTGGCGGGCCCGGCTGACAAGCGTCACCCGGTGGGTGCCGGCTTATCGGCGAAGGCGACGTTGGGGTTTGCGCTGGGCGGGCCTTTTCGCCGGCAAGCCGGCTCCTATGGGAGATGGGCTCTTGCCCGCGGAGGCGGGTCAGTTGCTCGACAGCTTGTCGCCCCGGGCGAAGCGCCAGGTGCGGATGATTTCCAGGCGGTCGATGTCCGCCAGGTCGCCGGTGAAGGGCGCGAACGGCGCGGCCAGGCGCACGATGCGCTGGGCGGCCTGGTCCAGCAGCGGCTGGCCGGAGGATTCCAGCACCAGCACTTCATACAGCGAGCCGTCGCGGTTGATCGAAACCATCAGCCGCAAGTTGCCGTAGATCTGCTTGCGCCGGGCCTCCTCGGGGTAGTTGAGGTTGCCGATGCGCTCGACCTTCTTGCGCCACTCGTCCTTATACCAGGCGCCCTTGTCGCGCATGGTCGAGGCGGCGCTCAGGCGGTGGATGCGCGGGCGCTTGGCGTACAGCTGTTGTTCGTTGGCCAGTTCGGCTTCCAGGCTGGAGATCTCGCTGGACAGCTGGGAGCTGTCGAACGTCGGGGTGTCGGCCTTGGGCGTCGGGTCTTTCTTGACCTCTTCGCGCTGGGTCACGGTCTTTTTCGGTTTCGGCGCGGTGGTGGCCACGGCCGCCTTGGGCGCGGCTTCCTTGACTTCAGGCTTGACCGACGGCGGAGGCACGACCTTTTTCACCGAATTGTCCTGGAACGGCGCCACTTCGGTGGTTTTCGGAATGGCCTTCTTGTCCAGGGTGCCGCTGCCTTCCTGGTGCTCTTGGGCGAGAAAGTCAGCCTTCTTCGGCTTGGTCTCGCTCTTGAAGGTGGCCAGGGTGATTTCCAGGGTCTTGCTGATGGTCTGGGGTTCGGCGAAGGAAAAACCCAGGCCGAGGATCAGTGCCAGGTGCAGCAGCGCCGCCAGGAACAGGGTAAATCCCAGGCGATCGGCCGCGCGCACGCCGCCATGGGCTAGCTCGGGGGGCAGATCGGACGGCAGGCTCATGGGCGGTTCGACATCACGGCAGGCATCACACAACCAACATCACGTTTTCACAGGCGGCGCATGATAACGCAATGTTGGTTTCAAGCCTTGAGTGCCAAGCTTCAAGCGACAAGCTGCAGATGACGCAGATCAAGCTTGCGGCTTGTTGCGGGCGGCTTGCAGCTTGCGTTCGATGGCATCCATCAGCCGCGCGCCGATCTGGGTGCCGAAGGCGTTGTCGATCTCACGGATGCAGGTGGGGCTGGTGACGTTGATTTCCGTCAGGTGCTCGCCAATCACATCGAGGCCGACGAACAGCAGGCCCTTGGCCCGCAGGGTCGGGCCGACCTGGGCAGCAATCCAGCGGTCCTTGTCGCTCAGTGGACGGGCTTCGCCACGACCGCCGGCGGCCAGGTTGCCACGGGTTTCACCAGCGGCGGGGATGCGCGCCAGGCAGTAGTCCACCGGTTCGCCATCGATCATCAGGATGCGCTTGTCGCCGTCCTTGATCGCCGGCAGGTAGGCCTGGGCCATGATCTGCTGGCTGCCGAGCACGGTCAGGGTTTCGAGGATCACCGACAGGTTCGGGTCGCCGGCGCGGTGACGGAAGATCGAGGTGCCGCCCATGCCGTCCAGGGGCTTGAGGATCACATCGCCATGCTCGGCGGCGAACTCGCGCAATACATCGGCGCGGCGGCTGACCACGGTCGGCGGGGTGCATTGCGGGAACAGGGTGGCGAACAGCTTTTCATTGCAGTCGCGCAGGCTCTGGGGCTTGTTGACCACCAGCACGCCGGCGCTTTCGGCCTGTTCCAGCAGGTAGGTGGAGTAGACGAACTCCATGTCGAACGGCGGGTCCTTGCGCATCAGGATCACGTCCAGATCGCTCAGCGGGCAGTCGATCTCGGCGTCCAGCTCGAACCATTTCTCCGGGTTGGCGAACACCTGCAGCGGCCGCATGCGCGCCCGCGCCACGCCGGCGCCCTGGTACAGGTCGCGCTGCTCCATATAGAAGAGGGTCCAGCCGCGCTCCTGGGCGGCCAGCAGCATGGCCAGCGAGCTGTCCTTCTTGTAGGAGATGCTGGCGATAGGGTCCATGACAATCCCGACGCGAACGCTCATGGGTGGATTCCTTAAAAAATGAGTGGGAGCAAGGCAAAAAAAGTGGCGTCAGAGTGGCGCTGACAGGGGCCTGGGTCAAGGAAAAACCACTGCCTGGCATGGTCCATAGATTGCAGGGGGGAGAGTGTGCTAAAAAGGCTCGCAGGCCGGGCCGAGGCCTTGAAGTTCAAGGGTTTGGGGCGTTGGCCGGCGGTACCGGATCAAATCATTCGCTGGGGCGATGGCAGAGCAGATATGGAACAGCATTCCAACGCCTTGAAGGTGATGGTGATCGACGATTCGAAGACGATTCGCCGCACGGCCGAAATGCTGTTGAAGAACGTCGGCTGCGAGGTCATTACCGCCGTGGACGGTTTCGAGGCCCTGGCCAAGATCGTCGATCATCATCCCGGCATCATCTTCGTCGACATCATGATGCCGCGGCTCGATGGCTATCAGACCTGTGCGCTGGTGAAGAACCACAGCGCGTTCAAGTCCATCCCCGTGATCATGCTGTCCTCCAAGGACGGCCTGTTCGACAAGGCCAAGGGGCGCATCGTCGGCTCCGACCAGTTTTTGACCAAACCCTTCAGCAAGGAAGAACTGCTGAGCGCAATCAAGGCCCACGTTCCGGACTTTGTCGCGCTTGCGCCACAGTAGACACGCACAATGGCGCCCGGCCCGTGGGCCGCGCGCCCATACCGTATGGGGAAGACCATGGCTCGTATTCTG
Protein-coding sequences here:
- a CDS encoding C40 family peptidase; the protein is MRPFFKTWLTICLLMPLAAHATNREQRLPNVNGYTPKPHVSTVTAKNKSNIKHPTRLSKTDSKLVANNAGRPSTTVLSRAVNVLGTPYRWGGSSPSKGFDCSGLVRYAFNDVAAVDLPRTSNAMASGHGQKVERKDLKPGDLLFFNIKSRKVNHVAIYLGEDRFIHAPRRGKAVTIDTLKKPYWQSHYVVAKRVLPKEHAPLRVVQR
- a CDS encoding NINE protein; protein product: MNTYRQDASAHDTHSKVIGYLLWIFGFTGAHRFYYGKPVTGTIWFFTFGLLGIGWLIDLFLIPSMDREADLRFTSGPLEYSVAWILLTFLGVFGVHRMYQGKWLSGVIYLFTGGLFFLGVLYDFWTLNDQVSLENAKRR
- a CDS encoding dihydroorotase, with product MKLSILGARVIDPSSGLDQTTDLHLEAGKIVAIGAAPHGFNAVTSIDAKGLVAAPGLVDLSVALREPGYSRKGSIASETRAAAAGGVTSLCCPPRTKPVLDTSAVAELILDRAREAGNSKVFPIGALSKGLEGEQLAELIALRDAGCVAFGNGLDGFRSTRTLCRALEYAATFDLTVIFHSQDRDLAEGGLAHEGATASFLGLPGIPESAETVALARDLLLVEQSGVRAHFSQLTSARGVELIAQAQARGLPVTADVALYQLILTDEALIDFSSLYHVQPPLRSRADRDALREAVKSGVVQAISSHHQPHERDAKLAPFGATEPGISSVELLLPLALTLVQDGLLDLPTLLARLSAGPAAALRLPAGKLVEGGAADLVLFDPASSTVAGERWLSKGENCPFLGHSLPGAVRYTLVDGHISYQG
- a CDS encoding aspartate carbamoyltransferase catalytic subunit; amino-acid sequence: MTPLDAKRPLQLNDQGQLRHFLSLDGLNRELLTEILDTADSFLEVGARAVKKVPLLRGKTVCNVFFENSTRTRTTFELAAQRLSADVITLNVSTSSASKGETLLDTLRNLEAMAADMFVVRHGDSGAAHFIAEHVCPQVAIINGGDGRHAHPTQGMLDMLTIRRHKGGFENLSVAIVGDILHSRVARSNMLALKTLGCPDIRVIAPKTLLPIGIEQYGVKVYTDMTEGLKDVDVVIMLRLQRERMQGGLLPSEGEFYRLFGLTTARLAGAKPDAIVMHPGPINRGVEIESAVADGPHSVILNQVTYGIAVRMAVLSMAMSGQTAQRQFEQENAQ
- the pyrR gene encoding bifunctional pyr operon transcriptional regulator/uracil phosphoribosyltransferase PyrR, translated to MSLPNPAALISQMATDLNAYLTQRAISEPRFIGIRTGGVWVAQALLEALGSDAPLGTLDVSFYRDDFSQNGLHPQVRPSELPFEIEGQHLVLIDDVLMSGRTVRAALNELFDYGRPASVTLVCLLDLNAAELPIRPNVVGATLSLAAHERVKLSGPAPLQLELQDLAL
- the ruvX gene encoding Holliday junction resolvase RuvX, giving the protein MALRLILGFDYGTKQIGVAVGQAITGQARELCTLKAQNGVPDWNQVEALIKEWKPDAVVVGLPLNMDGSPSDMCVRAEKFARRLNGRFNVPFYTHDERLTTFEAKGERLARGGQKGSYRDNPVDAIAAALLLQGWLDENATLLNT
- a CDS encoding YqgE/AlgH family protein; translated protein: MKNVSPSYLKHHFLIAMPHMADPNFAQTLTYIVEHNASGAMGLVINRPQDLNLADILEQLRPDEEPPLLCQHVPIFSGGPVQTDRGFVLHPSGPVYQATVELEGLSLSTSQDVLFAIADGVGPAKSLIALGYAGWEAGQLEAELADNAWLTCPFDADILFNTSSELRLEAAARHLGVNLSLLTSQAGHA
- a CDS encoding energy transducer TonB, yielding MSLPSDLPPELAHGGVRAADRLGFTLFLAALLHLALILGLGFSFAEPQTISKTLEITLATFKSETKPKKADFLAQEHQEGSGTLDKKAIPKTTEVAPFQDNSVKKVVPPPSVKPEVKEAAPKAAVATTAPKPKKTVTQREEVKKDPTPKADTPTFDSSQLSSEISSLEAELANEQQLYAKRPRIHRLSAASTMRDKGAWYKDEWRKKVERIGNLNYPEEARRKQIYGNLRLMVSINRDGSLYEVLVLESSGQPLLDQAAQRIVRLAAPFAPFTGDLADIDRLEIIRTWRFARGDKLSSN
- the gshB gene encoding glutathione synthase codes for the protein MSVRVGIVMDPIASISYKKDSSLAMLLAAQERGWTLFYMEQRDLYQGAGVARARMRPLQVFANPEKWFELDAEIDCPLSDLDVILMRKDPPFDMEFVYSTYLLEQAESAGVLVVNKPQSLRDCNEKLFATLFPQCTPPTVVSRRADVLREFAAEHGDVILKPLDGMGGTSIFRHRAGDPNLSVILETLTVLGSQQIMAQAYLPAIKDGDKRILMIDGEPVDYCLARIPAAGETRGNLAAGGRGEARPLSDKDRWIAAQVGPTLRAKGLLFVGLDVIGEHLTEINVTSPTCIREIDNAFGTQIGARLMDAIERKLQAARNKPQA
- the pilG gene encoding twitching motility response regulator PilG, with the translated sequence MEQHSNALKVMVIDDSKTIRRTAEMLLKNVGCEVITAVDGFEALAKIVDHHPGIIFVDIMMPRLDGYQTCALVKNHSAFKSIPVIMLSSKDGLFDKAKGRIVGSDQFLTKPFSKEELLSAIKAHVPDFVALAPQ